One segment of Streptomyces sp. TG1A-8 DNA contains the following:
- a CDS encoding DUF5936 domain-containing protein, with product MAFLLALLTGLAVWGAFAGIRMYRADAKLPGDLALALEVGATRTGAVGSLIDRLGMRYAPAVLRLMGPRLVARYRRRIDLAGNPGGLTIDRYAARRAVYGALGGVGFLVFLLRGQWFVALLLLAFGAFWTEVGIWSAIRVRRDVIERTLPDFLDVLAVVVSAGLGFRQALDRVAARYEGPWADELRITLRQMDLGMSRRQAFAELRRRNDSEQVAMFVTALQQGEELGAPIVDTLVALAKDMRRTDAQNARRKAARAVPKATLMITTFMVPATMLLLGAGLILGSGVDFGSLTGK from the coding sequence ATGGCGTTCCTGCTCGCCCTGCTGACGGGCCTCGCCGTCTGGGGCGCCTTCGCCGGCATCCGCATGTACCGCGCCGACGCCAAGCTCCCCGGCGACCTCGCGCTGGCCCTGGAGGTCGGCGCCACCCGCACCGGCGCGGTCGGTTCGCTGATCGACCGCCTCGGCATGCGCTACGCCCCCGCCGTGCTGCGCCTGATGGGCCCCCGCCTGGTCGCCCGGTACCGCCGCAGGATCGACCTCGCGGGCAACCCCGGCGGCCTGACCATCGACCGTTACGCGGCCCGCCGCGCGGTCTACGGCGCCCTCGGCGGCGTCGGCTTCCTGGTCTTCCTCCTGCGCGGCCAGTGGTTCGTGGCCCTGCTCCTGCTCGCCTTCGGCGCGTTCTGGACGGAGGTCGGCATCTGGTCGGCGATCCGCGTCCGCAGGGACGTCATCGAGCGGACCCTGCCGGACTTCCTCGACGTCCTGGCGGTGGTGGTCAGCGCCGGACTCGGCTTCCGCCAGGCCCTGGACCGGGTGGCGGCCCGCTACGAGGGTCCGTGGGCCGACGAACTGCGCATCACGCTCCGTCAGATGGACCTCGGCATGAGCCGCCGCCAGGCCTTCGCGGAACTGCGCCGCCGCAACGACTCCGAGCAGGTCGCCATGTTCGTGACCGCGCTGCAGCAGGGCGAGGAACTGGGGGCTCCGATCGTCGACACCCTCGTCGCCCTGGCCAAGGACATGCGCCGCACGGACGCCCAGAACGCCCGCCGCAAGGCCGCCCGCGCGGTGCCCAAGGCCACGCTGATGATCACCACGTTCATGGTCCCGGCCACGATGCTGCTCCTCGGCGCCGGGCTGATCCTGGGCTCGGGCGTGGACTTCGGTTCGCTCACGGGGAAGTGA
- a CDS encoding type II secretion system F family protein produces the protein MELPTLVRLTTGTALLTCVLAVAGVHTYASGRARRAALIDRLSHAGQAPAAGRRRRFRALDRRLRGTSPGRRLETRLAATGLDVTPGEFLAYLLATVAALWLIGQATLAPFFGPLAGLLGIGAAVQFLTWQRQKRIERFINQLPELARILANATQAGLALRTAIGMAAEELEAPAGEELSKVADQLAVGHSMEDALGELADRLPSRELVVLVTTLVLSNRAGGQVVSALRNLTETLEERKETRREVRTQLSQVTMTSYAVPVLGIGALFLMNGVKDGALERMTGSPVGQACVVVAFAMYAVGFVLIRRMSRIDV, from the coding sequence ATGGAACTGCCCACCCTCGTCCGGCTCACCACCGGCACCGCCCTGCTGACCTGCGTCCTGGCCGTCGCCGGCGTGCACACCTACGCCTCGGGCCGGGCCCGGCGCGCCGCCCTGATCGACCGCCTCTCGCACGCGGGCCAGGCCCCGGCCGCCGGCCGCCGGCGCCGCTTCCGCGCCCTGGACCGCCGCCTGCGCGGCACGTCCCCGGGCCGCCGGCTGGAGACCCGGCTCGCCGCGACCGGCCTGGACGTCACCCCGGGCGAGTTCCTCGCCTACCTGCTCGCCACGGTCGCCGCGCTCTGGCTGATCGGCCAGGCCACCCTCGCCCCCTTCTTCGGCCCGCTCGCCGGCCTCCTCGGCATCGGCGCGGCGGTGCAGTTCCTCACCTGGCAGCGCCAGAAACGCATCGAACGCTTCATCAACCAACTTCCCGAACTGGCCCGCATCCTGGCCAACGCCACCCAGGCCGGCCTCGCCCTGCGCACCGCCATCGGCATGGCCGCCGAGGAGCTGGAGGCGCCCGCGGGCGAGGAACTGTCCAAGGTCGCCGACCAACTGGCCGTCGGCCACTCCATGGAGGACGCGCTCGGCGAACTGGCCGACCGCCTCCCCTCGCGCGAACTGGTCGTCCTCGTCACGACCCTCGTGCTGTCCAACCGGGCGGGCGGCCAGGTCGTCTCCGCCCTGCGCAACCTGACCGAGACCCTGGAGGAACGCAAGGAGACCCGGCGCGAGGTCCGCACCCAGCTCTCCCAGGTGACCATGACCTCGTACGCCGTCCCCGTCCTCGGCATCGGCGCCCTGTTCCTGATGAACGGCGTCAAGGACGGCGCCCTGGAACGCATGACCGGCTCACCGGTCGGCCAGGCCTGCGTGGTCGTCGCGTTCGCCATGTACGCCGTCGGCTTCGTCCTCATCCGCCGCATGAGCCGGATCGACGTCTGA